One window from the genome of Cyprinus carpio isolate SPL01 chromosome B1, ASM1834038v1, whole genome shotgun sequence encodes:
- the LOC109091490 gene encoding microtubule-associated protein 9-like isoform X2 — protein MDDEPFSTTLAYTKSPKASRRTTFQDELKKAVSARGNRHSYSDDFDDDDGKDDDDADDADILNLLKIQKQKKERFKAAKTKGKIKNFKLSDDEEENAKPKKVSFMKTKRTSSPVHFDQLNTTGSADDQPSSFHSTQSRNTSQSPSNSYTPENNQQSDSPFSSLSDKFQPESTSLQKDEQSKSVTKFRKSLSESPLPLNSENSQWESSIPFTSDGSQWDSPLPLPSEKNEDNQMIGEDGELPVPQPRERSVKPKLSTGCLAQDMSPRPKPRQRAANMCAIGQLEEETQAETTACSRTATSSMSIDLSNTFSTEKSQISTNDSVLSPDEDQAMSEKSKIQSCSTAEQMSEVPATVGSAASEESKERNYSTSFEEKHVSSQGDLDHTSATLSRMSRKSTDRPSSSRSSSSRKSKCSYTAESKYLGTLKVLDQRTQETQEVPDAADSLRAAVYQEWLKKKEETLKIKRKAKKQEEKLKEEKIQEEKLAKIADAKASYDAWKGKKSEVIKKKVKENQEAIKQQQLEMDKKQEKKETAKQIIIKGQIPPGVSSRWHPDGKGNDENGKGGERCQSA, from the exons ATGGATGACGAGCCTTTTTCTACAACGCTTGCATATACGAAAAGCCCTAAAGCATCCAGAAGAACAACTTTTCAG GATGAGCTAAAGAAAGCTGTGTCTGCTAGAGGCAACAGGCATAGTTACTCTGATGACTTTGACGATGACGATggtaaagatgatgatgatgccgATGACG CAGACATACTTAATCTCCTTAAGatacaaaaacagaagaaagagagaTTTAAAGCTGCAAAGACAAAAGgcaaaatcaaaaatttcaagctttcagatgatgaagaGGAAAATGCCAAACCCAAGAAAGTGtcttttatgaaaacaaaaaggaCCAGCTCGCCTGTGCACTTTGATCAGCTGAACACCACAGGAAGTGCAGATGACCAACCTAGTTCTTTCCATTCCACCCAGTCCAGGAATACTTCTCAAAGTCCAAGCAATTCTTACACTCCAGAGAATAACCAACAGTCAGATTCCCCCTTTTCCTCTCTATCTGACAAGTTTCAACCAGAATCCACTTCACTCCAGAAGGATGAACAGTCAAAATCAGTAACAAAGTTCAGGAAGAGCCTGTCGGAATCTCCACTGCCACTAAACTCTGAGAATAGCCAATGGGAATCTTCCATCCCATTTACATCAGATGGCTCACAGTGGGACAGTCCATTGCCATTGCCTTCAGAAAAAAATGAGGATAACCAAATGATTGGTGAAGATGGTGAACTACCCGTTCCTCAACCCAGGGAGAGAAGTGTTAAACCAAAACTCTCTACAG GTTGTCTTGCTCAAGACATGTCACCCAGACCCAAACCCAGGCAGAGGGCAGCAAATATGTGTGCCATTGGTCAGTTAGAAGAGGAAACACAAGCAGAGACCACTGCTTGCAGCAGAACAGCCACATCTTCTATGTCTATAGACCTCTCCAATACATTCTCTACTGAGAAGAGTCAAATCTCTACAAATGATAGCGTTCTG AGTCCAGATGAAGACCAGGCCATGTCAGAAAAGTCCAAGATACAGTCTTGTTCAACAGCAGAGCAAATGTCTGAGGTTCCAGCCACTGTAGGCAGTG CTGCTTCAGAAGAGAGCAAAGAGAGAAATTACTCAACATCTTTTGAAGAAAAGCAT GTGAGTTCCCAGGGTGATCTTGACCACACGTCAGCTACACTAAGCCGAATGTCTAGAAAATCAACAGACAG ACCTTCAAGCTCTCGGTCATCCAGTTCCAGAAAATCCAAGTGCTCCTATACAGCAGAGTCTAAATACCTGGGAACATTGAAGGTTTTGGATCAGAGGACACAGGAGACCCAAGAGGTTCCAGATGCAGCAGATTCATTAAGAGCTGCTGTGTACCAG GAATggctaaaaaagaaagaagaaactttaaaaattaaaaggaagGCAAAAAAGCAGGAAGAGAAATTAAAAGAGGAGAAGATACAAGAG GAAAAGCTTGCTAAAATTGCAGATGCAAAGGCCTCTTATGATGcctggaaagggaaaaaaagtgaagtcatcaaaaagaaagtaaaagaaaaccAGGAGGCAATCAAGCAACAACAATTGGAAATGGATAAAAAGCAAGAGAAAAAGGAAACAGCAAAACAG